DNA from Dietzia lutea:
CCTCGGTCGACAGCCGCGCGTAGTGCCCGGTCGCGACGGCGTCGAACCCGAGCGCCATGCCGCGCTCGAGCAGCGCCTCGAACTTGATGCGCTCGTTGCAGCGCAGGCACGGGTTGGGCGTCTCCCCGCGGGCGTAGGACTCGACGAAGTCGTCGATGACGTCGGCCCGGAACCGCTCGGCGAAGTCCCAGACGTAGAAGGGGATCCCCAGCAGGTCGGCGACGCGACGGGCGTCGCCGGCGTCCTCGCGCGAGCAGCAGCCCCGGGATCCCGTCCGCAGGGTCGCCGGATCGGTGCTGAGGGCCAGGTGCACGCCCACGACCTCGTGGCCGGCGGCCACGGCGCGGGCGGCGGCCACGGCGGAGTCCACTCCCCCGCTCATCGCGGCGAGCACTCTCATGACGCGCTCACCCCGGCACGGGCCAGACCGAGGCCCGCGACGCGGGCGCGGTCGGCGGCGGGGCCCAGGGCGGCGATCGCGGCGTCGACGTCGGCCTCGGTGGTCGTGTACCCCAGGCTGAGCCGCAGGCTGCTCCGCGCCGAGGCGTCGTCGGCGCCGAGGGCGAGCAGGACGTGGCTGGGCTCGGCGACCCCGGCGGTGCACGCGGAGCCGGTCGAGCACTCGATCCCGGCGGCGTCCAGCAGGAGGATGAGCGACTCTCCGGAGCATCCGGGGAAGGTGATGTTGGCGATCCCCGGGAGGCGCTCGCCGCCCCCGTTGGCGATCGCACCGGGGACCGCGGCGAGCACGCCGTCGACGAGACGGTCCCGCAGCGCGGTCAGCCGCCGCGTCTCGGCCTCCATCTCGCGAACGGCCTCCTCGAGGGCCACGGCCATGGCGACGACGCCGGGTACGTCCACCGACCCGGAGCGCAGGTCGCGCTCCTGCCCGCCGCCGAAGCCGATCGGCAGGCAGTCGGCGCCTCGGTCGAGGATCAGCGCGCCCACACCGAGCGGGCCGCCGAACTTGTGGGCGGACAGGCTCAGAGAGGTGACGCCGAGGGCGGCGAAGTCCACCGGCACGTGCCCCACGGCCTGGACGGCGTCTGTGTGGACGGCGGCGCCGACCGCGCGGGCGTGGCCGGCGACCGCCGCGACGTCGCCGAGGGTGCCGATCTCGTTGTTGGCCAGCATCGTCGCGACCAGGGCGAGGCGGGGGCCGGCCTCCTCGGCGAGCTCACGGACGGTGTCCGGGACGACGGCGCCGCGCGTGTCGACGGGCAGGAGCCGGATCTCCTTGTTCCCGCCGCGCCCGGTCGCCAGATGGGCGACGGCGTCGAGGACGGAGTGGTGCTCGGTGGCGCCGACGGCGACGAGGTCGCCGTCGTGAGCGGCCGCCTGTCCGAGAACCGCGAGATTGTCGGACTCGGTACCGCCGGAGGTGAACACCACCTCCGAGGGTCGACACCCGAGGTGGTGGGCGAGGGACTCGCGGGCCTCCTCGACGCGTCGCCGTGCGCGGCGACCGGAGCCGTGGAGCGAGGAGGCGTTGCCGACCACCGAGGCCGCCTCGGCGTAGGCGGCGACGGCCGCCGGACGCATCGGGGTGGTCGCGGCGTGGTCCAGATAGTGCACGGGGCGCAAGGTGGGCATATCGCAGGCAAGGATACGCCCGGATGCGCCGGACCCCGGCACCGCAGGGGTGCCGGGGTCCGGGTCGCGTCCGTCAGACACGGTGTGCGGGGCTCACTTGCGGGCGTTGACGGCCTCGGTGAGCTGCGGGGCGACGTTGAACAGGTCGCCGACGATGCCGTAGTCCGCGATCTCGAAGATCGGGGCCTCCTCGTCCTTGTTCACCGCGACGATCGTCTTGGACGTCTGCATGCCGGCGCGGTGCTGGATGGCGCCCGAGATGCCCAGGGCGATGTACAGCTGCGGCGACACGGTCTTGCCGGTCTGGCCGACCTGGAACTGGCCCGGGTAGTAGCCCGAGTCGACGGCGGCGCGGGAGGCGCCGACCGCACCCTTGAGGGAGTCGGCGAGCGGCTCGACGACCTCCTCGAACTTCTCGGCCGAGCCGACACCGCGACCACCGGAGACGACGACGGTCGCCTCGGTGAGCTCGGGGCGGTCGCCACCGACGATGGGGTTGCGCGAGAGCACCTTGGCGGCGTTCTCGGGCTCGGGGACCTGGACCTCGACGACCTCGCCCGCACCGGCGGCCGGGGACGCCTCGACGGAGCCCGGACGCAGCGTGTAGATCGGGGTGTCGCCGGAAACGGTGGCCTCGACGGTGTAGGCGCCACCGAAGATCGAGTGGACGGCCGAGCCGTCCTCACGGATCTCGATGACGTCGGTGAGGACGCCGGAGCCGGTACGGGCCGCGAGACGACCCGCGACCTCCTTGCCCTCGAAGGTGGCGGCCAGGACGATCGCGGCGGCGCCCTGCTCGGCGAGGCCGGCCAGGACGTCGACCTTCGGGGTGACGAGGTAATTCTGCACCGCGTCGCCCTCGGCGACGTAGATCTTCTCCGCGCCGGCCTCCTTGAGGGCGTCGGTGAGCGCGGCGGCGGTGCCGGTCTCGCCGAACACGACGGCGGACGGCTCGCCGAGCGCGCGGGCGGCGGTCAGCAGCTCGTTGGTGACCTTCTTGAGTTCGCCGTCGACGTGCTCGACCGCGACGAGGACTTCAGCCATGGTGGGTTCTCCTTGAAAAAGACTGTGATGAGTCGGTCGGGGTGAGCTCGCGTCAGATGAGCTTCTGCGACACGAGGTACTTGGCGATGTCGTTGCCGCCCTCGCCCTCGTCGACGACCTTCTCACCGGCCGCACGCGGCGGCTTCGGGGCGGAGGAGGTCACGGTCGACGCGGCGTTGTCCTTGCCGACCTGGCCGGCCTCGATGTTCGCGTCGGCCAGGGTGAGGACCTCGA
Protein-coding regions in this window:
- a CDS encoding cysteine desulfurase family protein; protein product: MPTLRPVHYLDHAATTPMRPAAVAAYAEAASVVGNASSLHGSGRRARRRVEEARESLAHHLGCRPSEVVFTSGGTESDNLAVLGQAAAHDGDLVAVGATEHHSVLDAVAHLATGRGGNKEIRLLPVDTRGAVVPDTVRELAEEAGPRLALVATMLANNEIGTLGDVAAVAGHARAVGAAVHTDAVQAVGHVPVDFAALGVTSLSLSAHKFGGPLGVGALILDRGADCLPIGFGGGQERDLRSGSVDVPGVVAMAVALEEAVREMEAETRRLTALRDRLVDGVLAAVPGAIANGGGERLPGIANITFPGCSGESLILLLDAAGIECSTGSACTAGVAEPSHVLLALGADDASARSSLRLSLGYTTTEADVDAAIAALGPAADRARVAGLGLARAGVSAS
- a CDS encoding electron transfer flavoprotein subunit alpha/FixB family protein → MAEVLVAVEHVDGELKKVTNELLTAARALGEPSAVVFGETGTAAALTDALKEAGAEKIYVAEGDAVQNYLVTPKVDVLAGLAEQGAAAIVLAATFEGKEVAGRLAARTGSGVLTDVIEIREDGSAVHSIFGGAYTVEATVSGDTPIYTLRPGSVEASPAAGAGEVVEVQVPEPENAAKVLSRNPIVGGDRPELTEATVVVSGGRGVGSAEKFEEVVEPLADSLKGAVGASRAAVDSGYYPGQFQVGQTGKTVSPQLYIALGISGAIQHRAGMQTSKTIVAVNKDEEAPIFEIADYGIVGDLFNVAPQLTEAVNARK